A genomic region of Gemmata massiliana contains the following coding sequences:
- a CDS encoding DUF1559 domain-containing protein — MKRAQHRGFTLIELLVVIAIISVLVGLLLPAVQKVREAASRLKCTNNLKQIGLALHNYESTYKVFPSAYVTANTSVDGSSFGISYGDEYRNGPPGWAWGMLILPYLEQDNLYRQFDMAQPCWAPVNANAARTKVAMFLCPSATGGSDGFDVQRAGADMEHGVPITRADGSRVFFAHSHYATNAGIHQPWGRDTAYCYDYDVPEPVAANGGTRARIDGPFYRNSRVSVAMVSDGLSNTVFIGEHSSILSNKTWVGVVPGAVTPPRLDLRPWPSENNGAGCLVGVHSGPDTHDHPEVIIHAPNDPFGHTDEMWGEHGNGCNVLFGDGSVRFITTFIRPNTWVALSTRDGGEVVDGNY, encoded by the coding sequence ATGAAACGCGCACAGCACCGAGGGTTTACCTTGATCGAGCTGTTGGTGGTGATCGCCATCATCTCCGTTCTTGTTGGGCTGTTGTTGCCTGCGGTTCAAAAGGTCCGTGAGGCCGCTTCGCGGCTGAAATGCACAAACAACCTGAAACAAATCGGGCTGGCGCTGCACAACTACGAGAGCACTTACAAGGTGTTCCCGTCCGCATACGTGACCGCGAACACGTCTGTTGATGGCTCGTCGTTCGGGATCAGTTACGGCGACGAGTATCGGAACGGCCCCCCGGGATGGGCGTGGGGGATGCTCATCCTCCCGTATTTGGAGCAGGACAACTTGTACCGCCAGTTCGACATGGCGCAGCCGTGCTGGGCGCCCGTGAACGCGAACGCGGCCCGAACGAAAGTCGCGATGTTCCTGTGCCCCTCCGCGACCGGCGGCAGTGATGGTTTTGATGTGCAGCGGGCGGGGGCGGACATGGAGCACGGCGTTCCGATCACGCGCGCGGACGGGAGCCGCGTGTTCTTCGCCCACAGTCACTACGCCACGAACGCGGGCATTCACCAGCCGTGGGGTCGCGACACCGCGTACTGCTACGACTACGACGTTCCCGAACCGGTCGCGGCCAACGGCGGCACGCGCGCCCGGATCGACGGGCCGTTCTACCGCAACTCGCGAGTCAGCGTCGCGATGGTGAGCGACGGGCTCTCGAACACGGTCTTCATTGGCGAACACAGTTCGATCCTGAGCAACAAGACGTGGGTGGGGGTGGTGCCCGGTGCGGTGACGCCCCCGCGCCTCGATTTGCGCCCGTGGCCGTCGGAGAACAACGGGGCCGGGTGCCTAGTCGGGGTTCACAGCGGGCCGGACACGCACGACCACCCGGAAGTCATCATCCACGCCCCGAACGACCCGTTCGGCCACACGGACGAGATGTGGGGCGAGCACGGGAACGGTTGCAACGTGCTGTTCGGTGACGGCTCGGTTCGGTTCATCACCACGTTCATTCGGCCGAACACCTGGGTCGCGCTCTCGACGCGGGACGGCGGGGAGGTGGTCGATGGCAACTACTGA
- a CDS encoding glycosyltransferase family 87 protein encodes MHTGYERAWRRWDVVAVAGLIGWLLFDLTARTLFGAAPWPRSAVDYCILYNSSRYVVETHQYTPNYPYPPSAVAIHAASAAFPFVVSASLWLALTGLAAVGSYAVLARILGLHQRPGLLCLLPLAHVVVAYYFQWDMRSINCNLVVLATILFGCAALMRQREAAAGFWFALAVALKVLPVLVLPYLVWTRRWRAFVVAVMCSLVFWGALPVVAFGTTGFQEVYSGWFGELTRATDPALKNMHPILISLDKAAAHVARGDVSLAKGIVLLVRAVWVTVGLAGAVACWGRSERDGRRILTHVSLLVLGPVAVNPYLEAYHLVPLAVPALILLVTAADRFRSARERIVAAIGFVVGLAILKVSGPWPVRGLLVNLQALTLCATAVWVTWDRRRDVSSPRLLWKVRCVVDSHRERIAARLLRPGARVSSRRP; translated from the coding sequence ATGCATACGGGATACGAGCGCGCGTGGCGGCGGTGGGATGTCGTTGCCGTTGCGGGGTTGATCGGTTGGCTTTTGTTCGATCTCACCGCGCGCACGCTGTTCGGGGCGGCCCCGTGGCCGCGGTCAGCAGTCGATTATTGCATCCTGTACAATTCGAGCCGCTACGTCGTCGAAACGCACCAGTATACCCCCAATTACCCGTACCCGCCGTCGGCCGTCGCGATCCACGCCGCGAGCGCCGCGTTTCCGTTCGTCGTTTCTGCTTCGCTCTGGCTCGCGCTGACGGGACTTGCGGCTGTGGGTAGTTACGCCGTTCTCGCACGCATTCTGGGCTTGCACCAGCGGCCCGGGCTCCTCTGTTTGCTACCGCTCGCACACGTCGTCGTTGCGTACTACTTCCAGTGGGACATGCGGTCGATCAACTGCAATCTGGTCGTGCTCGCAACGATCCTGTTCGGGTGCGCGGCGCTCATGCGCCAACGCGAAGCGGCAGCCGGCTTCTGGTTCGCGCTGGCGGTTGCGCTGAAGGTGCTGCCTGTTTTAGTGTTGCCATATTTGGTCTGGACGCGGCGCTGGCGGGCTTTTGTTGTCGCTGTGATGTGTTCGCTCGTATTCTGGGGCGCGCTGCCCGTGGTCGCGTTTGGTACGACTGGTTTTCAGGAGGTGTATAGCGGGTGGTTCGGGGAGTTGACGCGCGCGACCGATCCGGCCCTGAAGAACATGCACCCGATTCTGATTTCGCTCGATAAGGCCGCGGCGCACGTGGCACGAGGCGATGTGAGCTTGGCAAAGGGTATTGTGCTTTTAGTGCGCGCGGTGTGGGTGACAGTGGGATTGGCTGGGGCCGTCGCATGTTGGGGACGGAGCGAACGCGACGGTCGGCGCATTCTGACGCACGTGTCCCTGCTCGTCCTCGGACCGGTTGCGGTGAACCCGTACTTAGAGGCGTACCACTTGGTGCCGCTTGCGGTTCCCGCGTTGATCCTGCTCGTTACGGCTGCTGATCGATTTCGGTCGGCGCGTGAGCGGATTGTTGCGGCTATTGGGTTCGTTGTGGGGCTGGCGATTCTGAAGGTATCTGGCCCATGGCCGGTGCGCGGGCTGCTCGTCAATCTGCAAGCTTTAACGTTGTGTGCGACGGCAGTGTGGGTGACGTGGGACCGGCGCCGAGATGTATCGAGCCCGCGTCTCTTGTGGAAAGTGCGGTGCGTTGTTGACTCGCACCGCGAGCGAATTGCGGCTCGGCTGCTCAGGCCGGGCGCTCGTGTGTCTTCTCGTAGGCCGTAA
- a CDS encoding arsenate reductase/protein-tyrosine-phosphatase family protein, producing the protein MPTVIDWSPIVDPSELVRQTRDTLASGSAVVLPGDCGYVALWRQGTAIDLPAPALLAWGPDEAAALGASIPTVARRLMFRAWSAPLIIEVPTTAEFPTNTSSFVRFRYPEHPLFDLVIPTVAELGPILVADTGAATASAAVERSGQVVGLVVDAGVCKADTRPTVVRVTGTGYAITEPGAFPTEEIERLAARIILFVCTGNTCRSPLAEGLAKKLLADRLGCTVSELPARGFWVLSAGVATYGGSRAAPEACEIAAEYGADLNTHTSRPVNAQLLLAADDVIAMTQGHLHAIRARYPDAGPVPRLLCGTEDLDDPIGAGPAVYRACAETIFRHLERILPEWVVL; encoded by the coding sequence ATGCCGACGGTAATCGACTGGAGTCCGATCGTCGATCCGTCGGAACTGGTGCGTCAAACGCGAGATACACTCGCTTCCGGCTCGGCTGTCGTGCTGCCGGGCGACTGTGGGTACGTGGCCCTGTGGCGCCAGGGTACGGCCATCGACCTACCCGCTCCGGCTCTGCTCGCGTGGGGACCGGACGAGGCTGCAGCTCTGGGTGCGAGCATCCCAACAGTGGCCCGGCGCTTGATGTTCCGCGCATGGTCCGCGCCGCTCATCATCGAGGTGCCCACCACAGCGGAATTCCCCACGAATACAAGCAGTTTCGTGCGATTCCGCTACCCCGAGCACCCGCTGTTCGACCTGGTGATCCCAACAGTTGCGGAACTCGGGCCGATTCTGGTGGCAGACACTGGTGCCGCGACCGCAAGTGCGGCAGTGGAGCGATCGGGACAGGTGGTCGGATTGGTCGTGGATGCCGGCGTTTGCAAAGCGGATACGAGACCGACCGTAGTTCGCGTCACCGGCACGGGTTACGCGATCACTGAGCCTGGCGCATTCCCAACCGAGGAGATCGAGCGGCTCGCAGCGCGAATCATTCTCTTCGTGTGCACCGGGAACACGTGCCGCAGCCCGTTGGCCGAGGGGTTAGCGAAGAAGTTGCTCGCGGACCGACTCGGGTGTACCGTAAGTGAATTACCCGCGCGCGGTTTCTGGGTGCTGTCCGCAGGGGTCGCGACCTACGGCGGTAGCCGCGCGGCCCCCGAAGCGTGCGAGATTGCGGCCGAGTACGGCGCGGACCTGAATACCCATACGAGCCGCCCAGTAAACGCCCAACTGTTGCTCGCCGCAGACGATGTGATCGCGATGACACAAGGTCACTTGCACGCGATCCGGGCGCGGTACCCCGATGCCGGTCCGGTCCCGCGGCTCCTGTGCGGCACCGAAGACTTGGACGACCCGATTGGGGCGGGACCGGCCGTGTACCGGGCGTGTGCCGAGACCATTTTCCGGCACCTAGAGCGGATTCTTCCAGAATGGGTGGTGTTATGA
- a CDS encoding RrF2 family transcriptional regulator, whose amino-acid sequence MLFSARAEYACLAMLELAAQYGDPKPVRLTEIANKHGISSPRFLVQILIQLNKAGLVTSTRGAAGGYHIAKRPADITLADVVAAVEGTEQAGTRTKSRKPASPLAAALDDVWDRVRNAHDEFLKAQADILKHTTLAQLVDSGQPLQYVI is encoded by the coding sequence ATGCTTTTTTCCGCTCGCGCCGAGTACGCGTGTCTCGCGATGCTGGAACTGGCCGCGCAGTATGGCGACCCGAAACCGGTGCGCCTGACGGAAATCGCCAACAAGCACGGGATCTCGTCACCGCGGTTCCTGGTGCAGATCCTGATTCAACTGAATAAGGCCGGACTCGTGACGAGCACACGCGGGGCGGCCGGCGGGTATCACATCGCGAAGCGCCCGGCGGACATCACTTTAGCCGACGTGGTCGCCGCGGTAGAGGGAACCGAACAGGCTGGCACGCGAACGAAATCGCGTAAACCCGCGTCGCCGCTGGCCGCCGCGCTCGACGACGTGTGGGACCGCGTTCGGAACGCGCACGACGAGTTCCTTAAGGCTCAAGCCGATATCCTCAAACATACTACACTGGCCCAACTCGTCGATTCGGGCCAGCCGTTGCAGTACGTAATTTAA
- a CDS encoding TIGR02996 domain-containing protein, which produces MQTEAEAFLQRIRAYPDDDAQRLIFADWLDEEGDPRGRFIRVQLALAHLPEHDRAVSGLRVEERHLLATHREEWEAPLRGLVSGPVFRRGFMDEVKVEARQFLRYAHEIFATAPVRHVHLLDVGGSLPAVMQCPYLSRLSALTVYAQHAGEPLARAIARSPHLAGLKVLHLGRNRLADDAAEQLASAPTLAGLEELDLSENEIGETGARAVAASPHLSRLTYLELRENRLGPAGAEALAGTDRLPALHRLGLSDNGIGAPRLHSLARAHDLLRVPVLDLAMNDLTVAGAQTIFARPVSADSNAVRLRELDLGSNPLDDAGAEALAQSANLMDLTVLALSNCNIKDGGMRALANSPYLNRVTALDLSNNPITDTGFRALHNTVYWRALHQLLFSAVNVSLDMRKRLNHKYNRPLRA; this is translated from the coding sequence ATGCAAACTGAAGCGGAAGCGTTTCTTCAACGAATCCGGGCGTACCCGGACGACGACGCGCAGCGTCTCATCTTCGCCGACTGGCTCGACGAAGAGGGCGACCCGCGCGGGCGGTTCATCCGCGTCCAGCTCGCACTCGCACACTTGCCCGAACACGATCGCGCCGTCAGCGGGTTGCGTGTCGAGGAACGACACTTACTCGCCACCCACCGCGAAGAATGGGAAGCTCCGCTCCGCGGTTTGGTGAGTGGCCCGGTGTTCCGGCGCGGGTTCATGGACGAAGTGAAGGTCGAAGCGCGGCAGTTTCTGCGTTACGCCCACGAAATCTTCGCCACGGCCCCGGTGCGGCACGTTCACCTACTCGACGTCGGCGGAAGCTTGCCGGCCGTCATGCAGTGTCCGTACCTGAGCCGGCTGTCGGCCCTGACCGTGTACGCGCAGCACGCGGGCGAACCCCTGGCGCGGGCGATCGCCCGTTCGCCGCACCTCGCGGGCCTTAAAGTGCTTCATTTGGGCCGTAATCGGCTCGCCGACGATGCGGCCGAACAGCTCGCCAGCGCGCCCACACTCGCGGGGTTGGAAGAACTCGATTTGAGTGAGAACGAGATCGGCGAAACGGGCGCCCGTGCGGTCGCCGCGTCTCCCCACCTGTCCCGGTTGACCTACCTCGAATTGCGCGAGAACCGACTCGGCCCGGCCGGCGCGGAAGCGCTCGCGGGAACCGACCGCCTGCCCGCACTCCACCGGTTGGGCCTGAGCGATAACGGGATCGGTGCGCCGCGATTGCACTCGCTCGCGCGCGCACACGACCTACTCCGCGTGCCGGTGTTGGATCTGGCGATGAACGATCTGACCGTTGCCGGCGCACAAACCATCTTCGCCCGCCCCGTGAGCGCGGACTCAAACGCCGTGCGTCTCAGAGAACTCGATCTCGGCTCCAATCCGCTCGACGACGCAGGTGCAGAAGCACTCGCCCAAAGCGCGAACCTGATGGACCTCACCGTCCTCGCGCTCTCGAACTGCAACATTAAGGATGGCGGGATGCGGGCGCTCGCCAACAGCCCGTATCTGAATCGAGTAACGGCACTCGATCTCAGTAACAACCCGATTACGGACACGGGGTTTCGGGCACTGCACAACACGGTCTACTGGCGCGCCCTGCACCAGTTGCTTTTCTCCGCGGTCAACGTCTCGCTCGATATGCGCAAGCGGCTCAACCACAAGTACAACCGCCCGCTCCGGGCTTAG
- the rpiB gene encoding ribose 5-phosphate isomerase B, whose translation MKVAVGNDHRGLSVKLRVVGLLTELGHEVHDLGATGPTGVDYPDYAIPVAEEVSTGKADRGVLICATGHGMCIAANKVCGIRAVNCRDVIDAELSRRHNDSNIVCVAADLLGEDQIERMIRAWLVTEFEGGRHTRRREKVTAYEKTHERPA comes from the coding sequence ATGAAGGTCGCCGTGGGCAACGACCACCGCGGGTTGAGCGTCAAACTGCGCGTGGTCGGCTTACTGACCGAACTCGGTCACGAAGTTCACGACCTCGGGGCGACCGGACCCACGGGCGTGGACTACCCCGATTACGCGATCCCGGTGGCCGAAGAGGTGAGCACCGGCAAAGCGGACCGGGGCGTCCTGATCTGTGCCACCGGCCACGGCATGTGCATCGCCGCGAACAAGGTGTGCGGCATCCGGGCCGTAAACTGCCGCGACGTGATCGACGCCGAACTGAGTCGGCGGCACAACGACTCGAACATCGTGTGCGTCGCGGCCGACCTGCTCGGCGAGGACCAGATCGAGCGGATGATCCGAGCCTGGCTCGTCACCGAATTCGAGGGCGGACGTCACACCCGGCGCCGGGAAAAGGTTACGGCCTACGAGAAGACACACGAGCGCCCGGCCTGA
- a CDS encoding ATP-grasp domain-containing protein, producing MPTLIVSARSFVCSAGGGAPLSAVYDQRVIAAAESIGWSVLGAADDGISDDVPDPVVYVTTDLALSTARSLDLALLEPSFDLLTRVPERFLRRQVESAMFGDLDRLDGRTFVKPADPLDKWFDAGLYSDVRDIRTCGRSHPEAPVLLSEPVEWSLELRYFVLEGKAVAGSPYLAYGRPAWRWGTTASALPTAGLRVVEGLCAAMEGELPPAFVVDVGQIDDRGWAVVEFNPVWSAGLLNADVPAVLPVLQRATRPRTRLTPDQRRWDLRGD from the coding sequence ATGCCCACGTTAATCGTGTCGGCGCGGTCGTTTGTGTGTTCTGCTGGCGGTGGAGCGCCGCTTTCTGCGGTGTACGATCAGCGCGTGATTGCCGCGGCCGAAAGTATCGGCTGGTCCGTACTCGGTGCGGCCGATGACGGGATTTCGGATGATGTGCCCGATCCTGTTGTGTACGTCACGACCGATCTCGCGCTGTCAACCGCTCGTTCACTCGATCTCGCACTGCTCGAACCGTCATTTGATCTGCTCACGCGCGTGCCGGAGCGCTTCCTGCGCCGGCAGGTCGAATCGGCGATGTTCGGCGATCTCGACCGGCTCGACGGCCGCACGTTTGTGAAACCGGCCGATCCCCTGGATAAGTGGTTCGACGCGGGGCTGTATTCGGACGTCCGCGACATCCGCACGTGCGGGCGCTCGCACCCCGAGGCGCCGGTGCTGCTCAGCGAGCCAGTTGAGTGGTCGTTGGAGCTTCGTTACTTCGTACTCGAAGGGAAAGCGGTTGCGGGTTCACCCTACCTCGCCTACGGGCGCCCGGCGTGGCGCTGGGGAACGACCGCGTCCGCGCTCCCGACCGCGGGTTTGCGAGTTGTCGAAGGGCTTTGCGCCGCGATGGAGGGCGAACTGCCGCCGGCGTTCGTGGTGGACGTCGGGCAGATTGATGATCGCGGGTGGGCCGTCGTGGAGTTCAACCCGGTGTGGTCCGCGGGGCTATTGAACGCCGATGTGCCCGCCGTTCTACCCGTACTCCAGCGCGCGACGCGGCCGCGCACCCGGCTGACCCCGGACCAGCGCAGGTGGGACCTGCGAGGGGATTGA
- a CDS encoding TIGR03067 domain-containing protein, with product MIRAVTVALLTLFASHGTAVRAADPAADEVKKLQGEWAAVEVELNGKKVGKDDAKSMRFVFKDNELVARDTDKPGRERKKTFKLDPSKTPKEIDITSLDGQEKDKTAACIYKLDVDRLTICMPYFVEDASVRPKEFKVGAKDGLMLLTLERVKAK from the coding sequence ATGATTCGCGCTGTAACGGTGGCCCTTCTCACCCTATTCGCCTCGCACGGTACCGCGGTTCGTGCCGCAGATCCCGCGGCCGATGAGGTCAAGAAATTGCAGGGAGAATGGGCCGCGGTCGAGGTCGAGTTGAACGGCAAGAAAGTGGGTAAAGACGACGCCAAAAGCATGAGGTTCGTGTTCAAGGACAACGAGCTGGTGGCCCGAGACACCGACAAACCGGGGCGCGAGCGGAAGAAAACGTTTAAGCTGGACCCGAGCAAAACGCCCAAGGAGATCGACATCACCTCGCTCGACGGGCAGGAAAAAGACAAGACGGCGGCCTGCATTTACAAGCTCGATGTGGACCGGTTGACGATCTGCATGCCGTACTTCGTGGAGGACGCTTCCGTCCGGCCCAAGGAGTTCAAAGTCGGGGCCAAGGACGGGCTTATGCTGCTCACGTTGGAACGGGTGAAAGCCAAGTAG
- a CDS encoding FG-GAP repeat domain-containing protein, producing MRRLAPALLLVAFGLAAALAPATGAAPKAEDTKITWKKTVLDTKFRSEGVAVADVNKDGKIDVLNGEYWYEAPDWTPHELQPYKDHGTGLSNYSRVFACWAEDINGDGWQDLIVIDFPGAPCYWMENPKGKATGDDGKPLHWKKHVIWHSACNETPLYTDLVEKGKRVLVMGWQPKGEEIVGQMAYFTPDPKDPTAVWVMHPISEPSVAQEKKDGKPVPNTGKEIPGTRKFSHGLGVGDINGDKRADVICTGGWWEQPEKADGKTAWKFHPADLGPACADMYTFDMDGDGKADVISSSAHQFGIWWYKQRPANSSGNPAFQKMDLFPKVVSETHAAHFKDIDGDGRPDLITGKRWWSHGRAEPGSDGPAAIYWFKNTKGADGLTQFTKMTIDEDSGIGTQFEVADINGDGLLDVISSNKKGVRVIVQQRK from the coding sequence ATGCGTCGACTCGCACCCGCGTTACTCCTCGTTGCGTTCGGCTTGGCCGCCGCACTCGCGCCCGCAACGGGCGCCGCGCCCAAAGCCGAGGACACGAAGATCACCTGGAAGAAGACCGTACTGGACACGAAGTTCCGTTCGGAAGGCGTGGCCGTCGCGGACGTGAACAAGGACGGCAAAATTGACGTGCTCAACGGCGAATACTGGTACGAGGCGCCGGACTGGACCCCGCACGAACTGCAGCCCTACAAGGACCACGGCACCGGTCTGAGCAACTACAGCCGTGTGTTCGCGTGCTGGGCCGAGGACATCAACGGCGACGGGTGGCAGGATCTCATCGTGATCGATTTCCCCGGCGCGCCGTGCTACTGGATGGAGAACCCGAAGGGCAAGGCTACCGGCGATGACGGCAAGCCGCTGCACTGGAAAAAGCACGTCATCTGGCACTCCGCCTGCAACGAAACACCGCTCTACACCGACCTCGTCGAGAAGGGCAAGCGCGTCCTGGTCATGGGCTGGCAGCCGAAAGGCGAGGAAATCGTGGGGCAGATGGCGTACTTCACCCCGGACCCGAAAGACCCGACGGCGGTGTGGGTGATGCACCCGATCAGTGAGCCGAGCGTCGCGCAGGAAAAGAAGGACGGTAAGCCCGTGCCGAACACCGGTAAGGAGATTCCCGGCACGCGGAAGTTCAGCCACGGTCTGGGCGTCGGCGACATCAACGGCGACAAGCGCGCGGACGTGATCTGCACCGGCGGGTGGTGGGAGCAACCGGAAAAAGCCGACGGGAAGACCGCGTGGAAGTTCCACCCGGCCGACCTCGGCCCCGCGTGCGCGGACATGTACACGTTCGACATGGACGGCGACGGCAAGGCCGACGTGATTAGCTCGTCCGCGCACCAGTTCGGGATCTGGTGGTACAAGCAGCGCCCCGCGAACTCGAGCGGGAACCCGGCGTTCCAGAAAATGGACCTGTTCCCGAAGGTCGTGAGCGAAACGCACGCGGCACACTTCAAGGACATCGACGGCGACGGGCGCCCGGACCTCATCACCGGCAAGCGCTGGTGGAGTCACGGCCGGGCCGAACCGGGGTCCGACGGCCCCGCCGCGATCTACTGGTTCAAGAACACGAAGGGCGCGGACGGCCTGACGCAGTTCACCAAGATGACCATCGACGAGGACTCGGGCATTGGCACGCAGTTCGAGGTCGCGGACATCAACGGCGACGGCCTGCTCGACGTGATCTCGTCGAACAAGAAGGGTGTCCGGGTCATCGTGCAACAGCGGAAGTAA
- a CDS encoding phosphoadenylyl-sulfate reductase, which yields MSVQQATTEEIAEANERLRTASPQTVLQWAAERFHPRLLMATAFGAEGCCIIHMLAEIQPATTVINLDTGYQFPETLELRERIKDKYGIEVEYIRPELTVTEYEAEHGGPLYSHRPDQCCYDRKILPLRLAVERIAPLAWISAIRKDQTTDRGKAEVVQWDTKFNLVKVNPLLNWTKKDVWGFIHKNDVPYNPLHDRDYPSIGCWPCTRPVAAGEDDRAGRWAGKVKKECGLHVIEVKDGEGI from the coding sequence ATGTCGGTGCAACAGGCGACGACAGAGGAGATCGCGGAAGCCAACGAACGTCTCCGGACCGCGTCTCCGCAGACCGTGTTGCAGTGGGCCGCTGAGCGATTTCACCCGCGCCTGTTGATGGCGACGGCGTTTGGCGCGGAAGGCTGCTGCATCATTCACATGCTCGCCGAGATTCAACCCGCCACAACGGTCATTAATCTCGACACGGGGTACCAGTTTCCGGAAACGCTCGAACTCCGCGAACGGATCAAAGACAAGTACGGGATCGAGGTGGAGTACATCCGCCCGGAGCTGACGGTCACGGAGTACGAGGCCGAGCACGGCGGTCCGCTGTATTCGCACCGCCCCGATCAGTGCTGCTATGATCGGAAGATTCTTCCTTTGCGCCTTGCGGTAGAACGCATCGCCCCGCTCGCGTGGATCTCTGCTATCCGCAAAGACCAAACCACCGATCGCGGAAAAGCCGAAGTTGTGCAGTGGGACACGAAATTCAACCTTGTGAAGGTGAACCCGCTGCTGAACTGGACGAAGAAAGACGTGTGGGGATTCATCCACAAAAACGACGTGCCGTACAACCCGCTCCACGATCGTGATTACCCGAGCATCGGTTGCTGGCCCTGCACGCGCCCGGTAGCCGCGGGCGAGGACGACCGGGCTGGGCGCTGGGCCGGGAAGGTCAAAAAGGAGTGCGGGCTGCACGTGATCGAGGTCAAGGACGGGGAAGGTATCTGA